A region of the Dermatophagoides farinae isolate YC_2012a chromosome 7, ASM2471394v1, whole genome shotgun sequence genome:
GGATCCTGTAGTCCacaacaattttcataaCGTATTAATACTGGTTGAATAGGCAATCGTGGTAGAAATGCGCCCAATTTAAATTGTAATAAAGCTTTACGATTTGCTGTAGTGCCTTCAGGAAATATTAATACATGTTCACCATGATTGATTGTACGATCCATAATAGCTTGTATGGTTGCTGTACGTGAATCTTTATTATGACGATCAACATATATACCATTGTAAAGACGTAAAATATTACCAATTAATGGTGTACGAAGATTTTCTTTACGTGAAACAAATGTTGGATTCTTTAATTTTAATATGAgtaaaatatcaaaaaatgatgaatgcgGTGCAGCGCATATGATCGGTGCCAAATGATCACGACGATCTAATGGTCGTTGATCAACCATACGTATCCAATAAAAACCAGCAAAAAATAATGCTGTTCGTAATAAAAATATGGATATATTTCGACCAATTTTACGTATACATTCTGTTTGCATACCAAACCATTGGCCAATGgctattattaataatgttAATTTAGCTATTATAACGGCAATGATTATAAAACCAATGAATGGTGGTAAACgtattatgaataaaaatatgcCAATTGTATACGTATAAAGACGTAGCCAACCATTCATATGGCAATGATTGACAAATGGATTCACACTGATCATatccaattgttgttgttgtcgttgttgctgttgttgttgttgttgttcatcatcattattattcattgtcatttgattttgattattataaattgGTTGAGCCATTCTCTCCTGTCAATAATAACCATATTTTACTGAttttatttagttttttttttcattttgcataatttcattgaaaatcaaatgaaaatgaaacacaatgtgaataattgattgtgtATAAAAAGTTCCATAATTAGAATTCATGAtgaattgacaaaaatttgttgttgacaaacaacaacaacaacaacaacaacaataaggTGACTGGACTGCGAACTTTTGACGTTgtttataaatgaatattataTGGTGAATGTCCATTTATGGTCAGTGATGGAAAgaaattttagattttttttttgtttctatttctaattatcaaaatccatatgatgaataatagaACAATCTACcctgatttttgttttttttgtaaatgatgaataaattaaaaatggaaactttatgcacagaaaaaaattgataatgaaaatttcttcttgttttttttttgctttcagtggaaatttttttttttttttttttgattgattatgaaacaacagaaaaactTGTTTCCAGTTTtgtcatgttgttgttttgtttctatatacactaaaaaaaaaattcaaagaaaatcGATTCGTTTTAATCACgaacgttgttgttgttgttgttgttgatcatcagaAATCAGATCATTGCAATATGATATGTTTGAATatcgtacacacacacacacacagtaatTAAAGTGgttgtagtagtagtagtagcaaaaaagtaaaaaaaaacatccaaaTTCATTgcaattgataatgattttagaggaaaccaaaaaaaaaaaaaattttaaaattttgattctttttccctttcatggtgatgattggcttaatttcattatcttttaatgatgatgatgatgattataaattctGTTCATAGAttctattgtttttatttcctttcaattcaataaaacacacacatacacacacacgtgttTTATGTTCTCTATCATCTgccaaaactaaaaaaaaaaaacataattttAACACAGTATCGCCTACGTTTACAATTTCTTAAtgaaatacgaaaaaaaaaaaaaaatattaagaaattgaattgtcCTTCAACTTGaacatatacacaaacaaaccagccaaccaaccaaccaaccacacacatacattgtgttgaaactaaaaaaacaaaacaaaacaaaacaaaaaattcaattctcattatcatcatcaatgatgatgttattattatcatcatcatcatcatcattattaataataatgatgataatttcttcttctttggatcaaaatatgagagaaaaattcaacgTGTGTACAATTACAAAGTCATACAATTGCCTGATCCTTTTCTCTTCCTCTTTTTCTTTAGTTGCAGTGATTCTTTAGTTTTCTagttatcaccatcatcatcttctatCACCATGGCCAATGTTATAATTCTTATTCTAAAAATGTTCttttggacaaaaaaaaagaaacgttgttgtgtttatcatttctggcatcatttttcatgtttgatccattacaatcatcatcatacacaaaTATATTGTGTGTGATGATCATCTCAATGGAAGATTCTCtcataaaatattttttttttaacactTTCTCTTCAATAAGTATTTATTTTGTAAATGTTcgcactctctctctctctctctcttccacctgatgataatgatcatcatacacacacgttTTCGatacatgttttttttctccttccaatgaaaattaaaaaaattgttccaactttttgttgttgttgttgttgttgttgatacaattgaattttgagtATATATGGCTATTTGCTGACAggttcaaaaatgaatgtgaattttgAAGTTTCAAGTAACTTCAATTGGCTCGCCCCTTTAAGAGATATACGTGTACACTGTGATTGTTCATAACGAATTGAATGGtcgcacacacacgcacacacttGAAATTGACACTAACAGAGATGAATATCGTTTCGTGATCATTCTGGCTGATAGCAACAgcgacaacgatgatgatgatgacatttgaaTTCAGACAGTCAGAAAAATtcgtttaaattttttattacataAAATCtttcaaaatcttttttctttttttttatttttgtcattttttttcaaagaaaaaaaaaattctcatctCTTTATTAATTATCAAAACCCAactagaagaaaaaaaaacaagttgtcatccatccatccatccatccattttattcattcagaatgtgtgtgtatgtgcgaAACGAATTCCTTATGATGCTGATGTTTTGACGCACAcgcatttttcttttctatagttgtgaataataataataaaaaaaaattcgagtttttttgttgttgttgtcgttctTGGTCgttatcgtcgtcgtcgttgttgttgttgttgttgtttattattattttttttgtccaatatcaatctttttcaatcaaatgcaaggttgattcatttgattatttcatgTCGATGTGGCcggtttgatttttttttctgtgcttgtgtcaataaatttttttcaaattttattctttcatctgttttttttctgtcaagaattcttgatttttaaaatttcaattcatcaccaaaaaatgaaactagAATTCATTCCAATATCGAATGTAAgttggcaattttttttgtcgtttttctTCTACTGATATCTGACACACATGCACAGATATTGGTTTTCGCGGCCATCATTTTACATATTTGTTATGGTAATGATGCACAAAATATTAAAAGCCGTACAATTGTCGATAATAATCGTTATGATGGACCATCTTCAcctgtttttttccaccgaCAACGTAAGTTAATatcgaattttgaaaaaaaaatttcaattacaaAACCATTTTtacatcaaaacaaaaaggaGCCATAGCTTCATTTCAAGTATCCGATCAACCATCTAATCAACAGCCAGAATTTGGTTATCGTCTACGAATGCCTAGCCAGGCTAATCCAAAAACATATAtggattataatcaaaacacTAATGTTGATTTAATGAGTGTTAAGCCACgtccaattattattaaatagaGGTGAGCAACAACTACCACTagattcatcaccatcatcatcagaacaAATTCGGCCATCAGAATATTCAAGAcattatgatgaacaacaacgagaACAGCCTGAACCATTAGAACAATCAACATTTACCggatcaaatgataataatttctatGTTGTACcacagccatcatcatcatcatcattatctggTAATGTATCGCAACCACACGAATCAGAATTACATACTACACCGAATCCTGTCCCTACTACTGAACCGGGAATCGTTTACtatgattttaatgatgaaaatcaacaacaagttcAAAAGCAACAAATTCCGCAaccacaaacaacaacaagtcgTAGTTCAAGTGGTGAACATTCGGATCAAAGACAAATAGAATGGATTCGTTATATTCAACGATTTCAACCAATTACTAATCCAATTTTTAcatcaggttttttttataagtttcaaattttaagaattcatatttatattgtttttcaaaattcaaaattctagttccacaacaacaaatcattcCAGCAAGTCAAATTCCCGTTGGTACACCGGTAATATTTCATCCAAATGGACCACAACCAGTTCCAGAAGCTGGTCGTCCCGGTGGTGCAGGtcgaaatcaatttgttcagATTCCTAGACCAGGTGGCCCATTACAATCACAACATTTGAACGTtccaattaatcaatttcaacaGGTTGAAATTCCACAACAAAGAGTTGCCGTCGTACCAGCTAATGTAGCAACACCACAACAACCATTGGTAATTATtccacagcaacaacaacgatattTCCGATTTCAACTTCCAAGACAACAGGATGTAGCCGATACATCATATGTACGAGAAATTCGACCAATGCCAATGAATTTTCCCATCACACAGATACATTATTTACAACCTACCATTCCAGAACGTATGaattatattataatgataccacaaatgaaaattgtaagTCCAGTAATTCGAATTGGTTCAACAGGCAACACCGCCCAGCAGCCTACGAATGTTGTTGGTTATAAATCTGTCAGCGAACCTGCTAATCAAACAGCGGTTGGATATAATTATCAAGTAACACAGGAAAAACCTGTCGTTACACAAACCCGAATTCATACACCGGTATTTGTAACCGATTTTAAACCATCAAAAGGTTTCAAATATACGGTTACACGTGATGATCAACCAACggttgaacaacaacatcatcgtgGAGAACAATCGATGGTATCAATTCCTGTAGCTCAACAACCAATTGATAGTCGTCCTGCAGcagctggtggtggtgatcgATTCTATCAGGTACCAATTCCAACTGCTCAACCATCAGCACAGCCAATTCGTCATTTCTATGTACCACCATATATGCATCCATTTCCAATTGACAATATAATGCGACCACCGATGTATTATTCAAATGAGAATTCATTATCCGATTATAAACGTGCAAGTCCCGGTGAAACACATACACTTCCTGTGGTTAGTAACCAACCAGCTCAAGGTGGACCGGTTACAATTACGATTGAACCAATTCCACAGGAAACGCCATCTACTGGCTCTCGATCAAGTCAACCAATTGTTTCAGAACCAGCTCCGGCCCAATCTACTGTTATGCAATCAAAACCAATCAATTTGGTAAttgataagaaaaataaaaattccgGTCAACCATTACGACAAGCTGTTTTTGAACCAATCGAAAATGTTGCTTATCTATCCGATTATCCGGAATCTGATTCACATGGACAGCcaaaacaacagcagccGATTACACAAATTGGACATTCATTGCGGCAACCAAATACATATGAACCACCAAATgaatatcaaaatcaaattggacAGCCATTACGTCAAACAGGACAAAAATATGGACATTCACCGCAACATGCATCGGATTCATTTGTCTCATCCGGACAACCATTAAGCGAAACGGATAATTATCTACCCATTTATGGTCCACCATCTatacaaaattatcaacaccAACAATCATCAGCCATTACAGATGAAAGTTCTGAATTAGAACCCGGACATCCGGATTATATAACTGGTCGTGGAcatcaattgaattcgattCACAATCCACAACAATATTTATATGCACCATCATTaccgcaacaacaacaacaatcatctgTTAATACACAATGGCCtgtacaacaaaaaatagataATAATCGTgaatattatcaacaatctattgatgatggtcatcatcaatatcatcatcagacatcatcgaaaaaataacgatgatgatgatgaaaaaaaaccaaaatccaTGATTGACAATCGAGATAAATCAATCAGCCAATAATCGACAATcgtgaagaattttttctaatcaaTGAAAGTAttggaattcaaaaaaaaacattttttttgccatcaaaattcaaaataaaatgcaaattttaatttttacaaaaaaaaaaaataaaataaaaatctttgcAGCCAATGTGTAATATGAATTGTAAAAACAAaccgtgaaaaaaaaaatcaaattgacaacttcaatgattgttttttttgattattattttggacaattgaaaaacaaatcggatctaatgatttttcataaaaattttataaacaaGTGATAAACTTTTCATGTATAAAATGATGCACTTTAAAAATGTATTGGTTGTAATCAAATTCATACGATAATAAGTTAGTCcatatggtttttttgtatgaaatttttcattataatttatcaattttaaatgttCACGAAACATACGAAAACGTAAACGTAAATTCAATGAGATTAGATGcaaaattgatcgatgatgaataccATGTGGTATGCTTGCTATAAGAAGATGGGCACCAAATATTCCAATAAATTGTTGTGATGCCATTATTgacaacatgatgatgacaatttgtTCTGATTtggcaaataataattgtatgaCAATATATAGATTGAATGGTATGTTTGCAATCAAATACATGGTGAAACATTTGGAATAAATACTATTCCAATTGCTTACAAATCGTACTGTTTTTGTATGTTCAATACGAAACCATTTTAACATTGAAAGtgatataaaatttttattatgaagATTATCCAAAAGAAATTCTTCCAATTGTTGAAAACGTAATCTTGTGGCAATTATACCGACCAGAAAGAGAAGACCAAATTGTAAAAGATAATGGATTGTTGCATAATAAGAGCCCAATAAACAAAGAAACATTGATTctgaaataatcaatttgacTGGTGTCATTAGCCAAgaattaagaaaaaatgatcgatTCATAATGACCATATAGATCAATTGACATTGCCAGAATATGACAAGAAAATTCACCGCTATAATGGCTATTTGTACGAATCGTGATAAAAGTATTGCAATTAACCGAGATTTTCGACACAATTCTTCCGGTGTACGGCCAGATcgataaatgtttttgttgctggcaataaatttattggataagttgaaaaatgatttatccGAATGGAATACAAGTTTTCGAATTATATCTAATGTCATACGATGTTTTGTATTATAATACGaatattcaattgttttcaatgcCCAGAATATGAGTATATAGAATAGATCGAAAATTGGATCGATTTTTTGGAAACATTTCATATCGAAAAATAAGATACAATATTCAAATGGTAGcctgatgatcaacaaaaatgataaacgtattattgaaattgtgaaaaataaattgattacaCTATGTATAagtgatgaatgaatagttGGACAAACAAtggaatgataatcatcatcaagatgatgCCAATAATCGATTGGATTGACCATACGTATAAAGACAGATAAAAGTGGTAAGAATTTttctcgaattttttttctcgccaTTTTCATCTGAACTATTGATTCATAAtgacgatattttttttccagacaaacaaattcaaataacaaaaaatttgaaattttatttttgaacaaaatataaTATGTGAaaaggtaattttttttttttttttttttggttcgatcaattcaaaatttaaatgaattattaataGATTGATTATAGTCCAATTTTATGGCAAACTAAAAATGCTATTtcgtgaacaacaacaacaacaacgacgacgacgaaaaaaaagagcgaAGAAATTGCACAAATATATCATCTACCTGTTCCATTTCAAGAATCGATTCTTATTTGCATTCATTAGTGTGTGCTTCAAAccaaatgacaaatttttcatatgaatACTGTCAAAATGCCACGAATGATTcttaatgataaatttttttcgaatgaaaaataaactaatgtttttatcttttgcaaaatgaatgaaccttttttatatattgattgtatTCAAATTACAAATTCCCAATTCCTACTAACTCAGTAAGCATTTCTTGATGAGataaacattatttttttttttgcaacctGAATTCGTATTATTactcaacaatcatcaaggTGTACCGAAATCGATTGTGAAatcgaacgaaaaaatcatcatagatGCACGTaatgagatgaaaaaaaagaattgcgTAAACACTTGAAACTAACCCagtttaaattaaaaatcgaTTAGTACAGgcaagaaaataaaaatctgatAACAATcttacatgaaaaaaaataatcttcACTAATCACTGACATTGACAATTGCTTCAAAGGCAAAATTTACAATTCTTGAATGTGACGATATaatacaaaacacacacacacagagaaacacacagatcatcatcatgatataaTATGTCTAGCTAAAATTGTCGACGTGTTaagatcgattttttttttcatcgtcgtcgtcgtcgtcattgttgttgttgttgttgttgtggttgttgttgttgttttcaaatcCAATCAATCTAACACTTGTGATTTTGACATTCGagtgatcattatcattttattttaaaatcagagtatttatttgtcattgatattttcattgacaaCGAGTGTGTAAATCATGGCCACCAAATCGAAGATGTTtaaatgttttctttttttcatttatttttggttaatttttctgaaaaaaaataaaaatttctgatacaacataatcaataataatgaaccctgtggatatatgatgatgataattgaatgaaaggAATGGGAAATCATAATTTTATCTGAATTTTATCAGGATTCCTAAGTAGATGATGTGCATGCATATATGGAAAATATTCTGCtatgatatatataattatGAGAATTGAATTAGGAAATTagttatatttattattattattagtagaTAGTTTAACAGGCAAAATCAGGAGAATGGCAGCAATaaagatgattataattaaaaGGCGGAATGAATTTCGTATACAATTTTTCACAACGACATGATTCATTTAAACCAAGTAGTTCAAGTGACCAACGGATTGTTTCAGGAGAATTATCGGTAGTAAAATATGCTATCTGATCGTTGGATGAAAAACGGCCATCCGAACGTATCAGTtccgataataatatttcacCAATCAATGGATCAATAGCGTATAATGGTCCGGGCATTGATCGACCAACTTTGAAAtgggaaagaaaaaaaaattctatttaaAATCAGttaatcaaataattgaaaatcacTAAATACTTGGATCTAATTGTATACAACCATAACcaacaattttattatcattggtcATTGTATCCAATACGGCTAATGTGATTGTCGTCGTTTTGGCAAACATATGACGTAATAATTTAGAACGATTGTCCAATTGAACGGTTTCAtcgaattcaataattttttcaatcaatgattcatAACGATCAATATTGTCAGCcatcaatttaatcaaacGATATCGTTGATCAAGTTTTTCAGCCGTACGTAATGATTGTATGTTTGGAGATTTACCTTCAATAATTACCATGGATCGACCTTCTTGTTGACGAAAACCAGCACGATCTTTATAGATTTTAAATTTACTGGGTACAGCACAAAGACCACAATTATCATCGCCAACTTGTTCCATACATTTTGAGAATAATTTCATGCCAATTCCAAGACCTTGAAATTGTGGTTCAACACAATAAAGTCCAAGAAATCTTGTATGATGTGTGGTCATTGGTGCAGCACATGCACCAATCACTTTATCTGAATCTTCATCAATTGCCACAAAGAAACCGGATGGATCAGATTCATAATAACTTTGTAcaacattcaatgaatcattgaGATCAGCACGAGAAAATATCATTACGGCCGGTTCAATTTCATCGAATTGCATAGAACGTATTGTCAATTTAAAATCTAAATCACTATGACGgccattttgatgatcatgattaacCATTGCAGTAGCCATTAtgggaaaataaaatgaaatgaaatgaaattttgatcaaacaatttcaggatcaaattcaaatctattcgaatttttttccacacaacaataacaaaagcTCAACAAAGATGACGTTATAgcttgagagaaaaaaaagctgtCCATTCTAACATGATTTTCAATAGATTTACACAAAACACTTGTATTTTTTGAAGCTATTTatagatgttttttttcaaacagaGACTATTTgatggaagaaaaagaaaaagaagaagagaaaaaatccaaatttttctatttcatttaGATTTCATGAACAAGGAAGagaaacaacaagaaatttCAAAGTCTGGTATAGACagatgcacacacacaaacatatctGGCATTTACGATGttgattacgatgatgattatgatgatgatggcattgaaaaataataatgatggtcgAATAGCTAAAATGTTGGCATGAAATTATGTATGTATTATAAATTGTTTGTACGagtatgttttgtttggattgtttgtttggattgTTTgctgtcgtcgtcgtcgtcgtcgttgtcgttgtcacAGCATATGTAAGCTGTTGAATctcaatttatatatttcaattaagtattattatcaagaattattatcaaataaattgaaaagttcaattgaatccaaaaaaggaaatgaaaatgaaattgaatttccgTTTTAGcaatatttgattcatcaatatgtatgtttgtgttaatgttaatttttttctgatcgatatttatttattttttttattgcatgaataaataaagaatctTCGgttgaaagaaagaaaaaaaaagaaattcttcaCAATTCATAATTATCGTTTATAGACTATTCAAAAACGatataaatgaatcgataaaatcaatattttatcgaaaaaaaaaaataaaaaatttgtgagaaaattgacaaaaattgtcagctgtattttttttttcttctctagaaaaatgattgacaATGAGAtctaatcgatgatgatgatgatgatcatgatcacgatgatcaaatgacaataatcagtttgatgatttggatgataataaatccaGTTAACACTGGTAAATACtacaaacacaaaatacacacacacaatgtttAAACATTAACCATCTGGATCCATTCGAATCGAAAGGAATctattccattcaatttataataatgaatttattatttgattttcaggAATTTAGTGATCCTAgaaacatatatatacacacacacatgtgcaTTACAAAATCATATGGATGGATTCAGAAAAGAATTAACACATTGACTCTAACATTAGAGAAAGCACACGTCATTTGCTATACACAGAATCGAtgctacacacacacacacatggcaACCAAGAATTCTGGATATAccatatgaaaacaaaatgatttttttttcacataaaaGTTGTTTGTTCCTGAAACCACTACCGTTCGGAACAACAGCTGAATGACCTTGAACTAGACCAGACATGACTCAactcaataataataaaaatgaatgctGTATTGTATAGATTCATTGTCAATTCTTTGTATGATGCTGATGGTTCCATTTGGAACACTAACAACAAGGCACATGAACATCGTAGCTATATtggacaaatgaaaaatgacttgataatttgatgatgatgatgtatatggttgatgatgattatgatgataatatttggttttttattgaatcgaaattCTTCAAGGTCTTTTATACTGAGCAAAATCGTCGATTTGATCGTGAATTCTTGAATTTAGATTCTATTATAtttgacattattattattattttctattaatttttttttgcattaacaattcaattggattggattttgattctgaaatttctgaatttttttccttctaaTCACATCTTTACATTTatatgtcaattttttttcaaaacgaaaaaacaaaaaaaaatttggccaATTTATCATGTTCAATGAgcagaaagagaaaaaaaaattccaaatgaaatatagaaaaaaaaaatactttaGTGAACTCTCTTCGTTCATttacaatgaacaaaaagaaatgaaaaaagattgatCGCTGGTAATCGATAAAACAGGCACGTACACATGATCGATTAATCCGTGTGTTTCGtactgataatgatgtgtAAGTAAGAGTGTTGTTATATCAATCACAGTTCAATAACAGCCATATTTCGCACACTAAACGAAATACTCAATTATtacataacaaaaaaaaaaaaaatttttttttcgatagaATCCCAGTTTTCTCTAGAAAATTctattaaaatcaaaaacaaaaattcgttTATCAATTGCCCGTAAGGCCTGTTTCACcttgattctgtttttttttgttttggttttgttttgtttttaatcgaaaataaaaaaaaaattcatgcaCGATTATCTAATGTACAATATTTatgtgatga
Encoded here:
- the LOC124497226 gene encoding LOW QUALITY PROTEIN: uncharacterized protein LOC124497226 (The sequence of the model RefSeq protein was modified relative to this genomic sequence to represent the inferred CDS: deleted 1 base in 1 codon), yielding MKLEFIPISNILVFAAIILHICYGNDAQNIKSRTIVDNNRYDGPSSPVFFHRQRAIASFQVSDQPSNQQPEFGYRLRMPSQANPKTYMDYNQNTNVDLMSVKPRPIIINRGEQQLPLDSSPSSSEQIRPSEYSRHYDEQQREQPEPLEQSTFTGSNDNNFYVVPQPSSSSSLSGNVSQPHESELHTTPNPVPTTEPGIVYYDFNDENQQQVQKQQIPQPQTTTSRSSSGEHSDQRQIEWIRYIQRFQPITNPIFTSVPQQQIIPASQIPVGTPVIFHPNGPQPVPEAGRPGGAGRNQFVQIPRPGGPLQSQHLNVPINQFQQVEIPQQRVAVVPANVATPQQPLVIIPQQQQRYFRFQLPRQQDVADTSYVREIRPMPMNFPITQIHYLQPTIPERNTAQQPTNVVGYKSVSEPANQTAVGYNYQVTQEKPVVTQTRIHTPVFVTDFKPSKGFKYTVTRDDQPTVEQQHHRGEQSMVSIPVAQQPIDSRPAAAGGGDRFYQVPIPTAQPSAQPIRHFYVPPYMHPFPIDNIMRPPMYYSNENSLSDYKRASPGETHTLPVVSNQPAQGGPVTITIEPIPQETPSTGSRSSQPIVSEPAPAQSTVMQSKPINLVIDKKNKNSGQPLRQAVFEPIENVAYLSDYPESDSHGQPKQQQPITQIGHSLRQPNTYEPPNEYQNQIGQPLRQTGQKYGHSPQHASDSFVSSGQPLSETDNYLPIYGPPSIQNYQHQQSSAITDESSELEPGHPDYITGRGHQLNSIHNPQQYLYAPSLPQQQQQSSVNTQWPVQQKIDNNREYYQQSIDDGHHQYHHQTSSKK
- the LOC124496369 gene encoding uncharacterized protein LOC124496369 → MATAMVNHDHQNGRHSDLDFKLTIRSMQFDEIEPAVMIFSRADLNDSLNVVQSYYESDPSGFFVAIDEDSDKVIGACAAPMTTHHTRFLGLYCVEPQFQGLGIGMKLFSKCMEQVGDDNCGLCAVPSKFKIYKDRAGFRQQEGRSMVIIEGKSPNIQSLRTAEKLDQRYRLIKLMADNIDRYESLIEKIIEFDETVQLDNRSKLLRHMFAKTTTITLAVLDTMTNDNKIVGYGCIQLDPIGRSMPGPLYAIDPLIGEILLSELIRSDGRFSSNDQIAYFTTDNSPETIRWSLELLGLNESCRCEKLYTKFIPPFNYNHLYCCHSPDFAC